A region from the Stygiolobus caldivivus genome encodes:
- a CDS encoding DUF973 family protein, with amino-acid sequence MMSLRKALKAKRSKKGLSGAVTALILVIASVIIALVVVGFAFGLFGALGGTPTVTQVGTGSLTGSPSTGYTATIVLHSTGTVQIESASIVGTNVSATGATYTLSAGPNTITLSFPSGNGFTPQPGSTYQISLGLSDGATVQVAVSYTG; translated from the coding sequence ATGATGTCACTCAGAAAAGCCTTAAAGGCTAAAAGGAGCAAGAAAGGTCTAAGCGGTGCAGTAACTGCTCTAATCCTTGTGATCGCCAGCGTGATCATCGCCTTAGTCGTAGTAGGTTTCGCCTTCGGCTTATTCGGTGCTTTAGGCGGGACACCCACAGTCACACAAGTAGGGACTGGGTCACTAACTGGATCACCCAGTACTGGTTATACTGCCACTATAGTGTTACACTCGACCGGTACCGTACAGATTGAGTCAGCTAGCATAGTAGGGACTAACGTAAGTGCTACTGGTGCTACCTATACTCTGTCTGCTGGTCCAAACACTATAACATTGTCTTTCCCTAGCGGAAACGGGTTTACCCCACAACCCGGTAGCACATACCAGATAAGCTTAGGTTTAAGCGACGGTGCTACTGTACAAGTAGCTGTAAGCTACACAGGTTAA